In the genome of Mycoplasma seminis, one region contains:
- the pyk gene encoding pyruvate kinase, which translates to MKITDKRTKLVATIGPSSDNYDMLLSLVENGVTTIRANFSHGSHEEQLNKFKLGKRVSQELRIPVSLMLDTKGPEIRIGKMKDGAQVVQSGSEVLIHTTADKYQNLEGTSTEISVAYDMAQDLVVGNQVLIDDGKLSTVVTEVGKGYVKVKAENTHKLKTNKRVNLPGVDFSLPFLAEKDINDVKFGIESGINYVAASFVNSARNVKELRKLLDENGGSHIQIFSKIESHLGCVNIDEIIEASDGIMVARGDLGLEIPYYDVPYYEKMMIRKCREAGKPVIVATQMLDSMENAPHPTRAEVTDVYYAVELGADSTMLSGESANGLFPLEAVKTMSAISRRAEKEFYARNYYDIQLEKVWANSDQSNKRSQIAYKIAEKTKDGKYKFVVTLSRTGTLLKEVAKFRPNSTIIGVVNDPLLVNAFGSYSSVWTSVDSEALFPLIKKDHENAVTALEPYGIQKGDLFLVVENDVITEHVVK; encoded by the coding sequence ATGAAAATTACTGATAAAAGAACTAAATTAGTTGCTACAATCGGTCCTTCAAGTGATAACTACGATATGTTACTTTCACTTGTTGAAAATGGTGTAACAACAATTAGAGCTAACTTTAGCCACGGTTCACACGAAGAACAATTAAACAAATTCAAATTAGGAAAAAGAGTTTCACAAGAACTTAGAATCCCAGTTTCATTAATGTTAGATACAAAAGGACCAGAAATCCGTATCGGAAAAATGAAAGATGGTGCTCAAGTAGTACAATCAGGTTCTGAAGTATTAATCCACACAACAGCTGATAAATACCAAAACTTAGAAGGTACATCTACAGAAATCTCAGTAGCTTACGATATGGCTCAAGATTTAGTAGTTGGAAACCAAGTTTTAATCGATGATGGTAAATTATCTACAGTTGTTACTGAAGTTGGAAAAGGATACGTAAAAGTTAAAGCTGAAAACACACACAAATTAAAGACAAACAAACGTGTTAACTTACCAGGTGTTGACTTCTCACTTCCATTCTTAGCTGAAAAAGATATCAACGACGTTAAATTCGGAATCGAAAGCGGAATTAACTATGTTGCTGCATCATTCGTTAACTCAGCACGTAACGTTAAAGAATTAAGAAAATTACTTGACGAAAACGGTGGAAGCCACATTCAAATTTTCTCAAAAATTGAATCACACTTAGGTTGTGTAAATATTGATGAAATTATTGAAGCATCAGATGGTATCATGGTTGCTCGTGGAGATTTAGGATTAGAAATCCCTTACTACGACGTTCCTTACTATGAAAAAATGATGATCAGAAAATGTCGTGAAGCAGGTAAACCAGTTATCGTTGCTACACAAATGTTAGACTCAATGGAAAATGCACCACACCCAACACGTGCTGAAGTAACAGACGTTTACTATGCAGTTGAATTAGGTGCTGACTCTACAATGCTTTCAGGAGAATCTGCAAACGGATTATTCCCACTTGAAGCTGTTAAAACAATGTCAGCTATCTCAAGAAGAGCCGAAAAAGAATTCTACGCAAGAAACTATTACGACATTCAACTTGAAAAAGTATGAGCTAACTCAGATCAATCAAACAAACGTTCACAAATCGCTTACAAAATTGCTGAAAAAACAAAAGATGGAAAATACAAATTTGTTGTTACTCTTTCAAGAACAGGTACATTACTTAAAGAAGTTGCAAAATTCAGACCAAACTCAACAATTATTGGTGTTGTAAACGACCCATTACTTGTAAACGCATTTGGTTCATACTCAAGTGTTTGAACTTCTGTTGATTCAGAAGCATTATTCCCATTAATTAAGAAAGATCACGAAAACGCTGTTACAGCATTAGAACCATACGGAATTCAAAAAGGTGATTTATTCTTAGTTGTTGAAAACGATGTAATTACAGAACACGTTGTTAAATAA
- a CDS encoding MAG1430 family protein: MKKNKWLLFTYTVVGGFALGGIIATSISVAKLKNKANELQQLSEYSLEKTAALDATQLASNKEKKGVLASIYATKPLQSISSKKWDSDAWNAELTIKELLTQENVKDAEFSKDFYLYNHGKPLEAIFNASEMKQIKYQSYANDFEGILYLKVTYPAIDKLLNFKMQEIKSKYEKMSQEEWKQKAEKLGISLTRTIKVETNTNNQSATTNETTTKQQVVNLSLDEIKAKVYEATRKQIKENGIVKVYSLGGFKKITEYNPYAANNVLTIGIKKDEILKDFKSLDEFKASYQKELADNLNSTLKLRSKNLQAWFKRYFTFNTGDMTAVKWDALELIFGDNSVIISYQYGYQVLDAKYNPDDLDLLENKAPYFPNKSDVSKEEFNNLFSKDDNENKADSNENSQPNPSEAASDTNN; this comes from the coding sequence ATGAAGAAAAATAAATGATTATTATTTACTTATACAGTAGTTGGTGGTTTTGCTTTAGGTGGAATTATAGCAACTTCTATATCTGTTGCGAAGCTTAAAAATAAAGCAAATGAATTACAACAACTTTCTGAATATTCTCTTGAAAAAACTGCTGCTTTAGATGCTACACAATTAGCTTCGAATAAAGAAAAAAAAGGAGTATTAGCATCTATATATGCGACTAAACCATTACAGTCAATTAGTTCTAAAAAATGAGATTCAGATGCTTGAAATGCTGAATTAACCATTAAAGAATTATTAACTCAAGAAAATGTTAAAGATGCCGAATTTTCAAAAGATTTTTACTTATACAACCATGGTAAACCGCTTGAAGCAATTTTTAATGCAAGTGAAATGAAACAAATTAAGTATCAATCTTATGCAAACGATTTTGAAGGTATTTTATACTTAAAAGTTACTTATCCTGCAATTGATAAATTACTTAACTTTAAAATGCAAGAAATTAAATCAAAATATGAAAAAATGTCACAGGAAGAGTGAAAACAAAAAGCTGAAAAGTTAGGTATTTCTTTAACTAGAACAATTAAAGTAGAAACTAACACAAACAATCAGTCTGCAACTACAAATGAAACTACAACCAAACAACAAGTTGTAAATTTAAGCTTAGATGAAATTAAAGCTAAAGTTTATGAAGCAACTAGAAAGCAAATTAAAGAAAACGGAATTGTTAAGGTTTATTCTTTAGGTGGATTTAAAAAGATAACTGAATATAATCCATATGCCGCTAATAATGTTTTAACAATTGGAATTAAAAAGGATGAAATCTTAAAAGATTTTAAATCACTTGATGAATTTAAGGCTTCTTATCAAAAAGAACTTGCAGACAACCTTAATTCAACTTTAAAACTAAGATCTAAAAATTTACAAGCTTGATTTAAGAGATATTTCACATTTAACACTGGAGATATGACTGCTGTTAAATGAGACGCTTTAGAATTAATTTTTGGGGATAATTCTGTAATTATTTCTTATCAATATGGATATCAAGTTTTAGATGCTAAATACAATCCTGATGATTTAGATTTATTAGAAAATAAAGCACCTTACTTCCCTAATAAATCAGATGTGTCAAAAGAGGAATTTAACAATTTATTCTCAAAAGATGATAATGAAAATAAAGCCGATTCTAATGAAAACTCTCAACCTAATCCAAGTGAAGCTGCAAGTGATACAAATAATTAA
- the yihA gene encoding ribosome biogenesis GTP-binding protein YihA/YsxC — MFKFVKSASKKENWYEHPYQEIAFWGRSNVGKSSLINSIVENKKLAKVSKTPGRTQLLNFFQNEHGAVFVDLPGYGYARISNSEIIRMNQMIDEYILQRSNLNCVYVLIDARHGIIKTDVEPLNFLLRNNIKFKIVFTKADKLKQSERHKLLKSIQASRNIYGPFQYFIVSSLSNIGINELVNDINDTLSGENYEEK, encoded by the coding sequence ATGTTTAAATTTGTTAAATCAGCCTCTAAAAAAGAAAATTGATACGAACACCCTTACCAAGAAATTGCTTTTTGAGGCCGTTCTAATGTAGGAAAAAGTTCTTTAATTAATTCAATTGTGGAAAACAAAAAACTTGCTAAGGTTTCTAAAACACCTGGTAGAACACAATTATTAAACTTTTTCCAAAACGAACATGGAGCAGTCTTTGTTGATTTACCTGGTTATGGATATGCTCGTATTTCTAACAGTGAAATAATCCGAATGAATCAAATGATTGATGAATATATTTTGCAACGTAGTAACCTTAATTGCGTTTATGTTTTAATTGATGCTAGACATGGAATTATTAAAACAGATGTTGAACCCTTAAACTTCCTTTTACGCAATAATATTAAGTTTAAAATTGTTTTCACTAAAGCTGATAAATTGAAACAATCAGAGAGACATAAATTACTTAAAAGCATTCAAGCTTCACGTAATATCTATGGACCTTTTCAATATTTTATTGTTTCAAGTTTAAGTAATATTGGAATTAATGAATTAGTTAATGACATTAACGACACATTATCAGGAGAAAATTATGAAGAAAAATAA
- the coaD gene encoding pantetheine-phosphate adenylyltransferase — translation MQNKIALFAGSFNPFHLGHQSIVQKGLKLFDEIYIVVTYNPEKDNLSSMQENYAYIKQLYANEPNIHVDMNQNQLTAQYARDKGIKWLLRSARNDVDFNYELQLACGNKELNNELETVLILPDCSNISYQSRLIRQKEKYNV, via the coding sequence ATGCAAAATAAAATAGCTTTATTTGCTGGTAGTTTTAATCCATTTCACCTTGGACACCAAAGTATAGTGCAAAAAGGATTAAAATTATTTGACGAGATTTATATAGTGGTTACTTATAACCCAGAAAAGGATAATTTATCTAGCATGCAGGAAAATTATGCTTATATTAAACAATTGTATGCGAATGAACCTAATATTCATGTTGACATGAACCAAAATCAACTCACAGCACAATATGCTAGAGATAAAGGTATAAAATGACTACTCCGTAGTGCAAGAAATGATGTTGATTTTAATTATGAACTGCAACTTGCTTGTGGTAATAAAGAATTAAATAATGAGCTAGAAACAGTTTTAATACTACCAGATTGCTCTAATATTTCATATCAATCTAGATTAATCAGACAAAAGGAAAAATATAATGTTTAA
- a CDS encoding acetate/propionate family kinase produces the protein MNKKVLVINAGSSSIKLSLFDKETLELIASGIAERITLPEGNISLKYNGEKFEEIVAMPSHEVAVNELYKLMKQINLISNPDEIENIGFRIVQGGTYFDKTTKVTDKEIALIDECSMYAPLHNPGAVQAILGFRHVFPHAKLSADFDTAYHTTIDKVNSTYAIPKELSDKYKIKRYGAHGISHQYIAEKLAEILGKKTVTFVNLHLGNGGSLCAIKDSKSFDTSMGLTPLAGIMMGTRSGDIDPSIHEFVMNHTGMSIEEFTNTLNKKSGLLGVSTVSSDMRDITAAVKAGNKDAEFALDLYAQKIADFTAVYANKIGGNPDAIVFTAGIGENVALIRQKVIDKLFFKNIKLDESKNTGNIGEYQLISTPDSEVPVYVIRTNEELVIARNAIEIYAK, from the coding sequence ATGAACAAAAAAGTATTAGTAATCAATGCTGGATCTAGTTCAATTAAATTAAGTTTATTTGATAAAGAAACTTTAGAATTAATTGCTAGCGGTATTGCAGAAAGAATTACCCTTCCAGAAGGAAATATCTCATTAAAATACAATGGAGAAAAATTTGAAGAAATAGTAGCAATGCCTTCACACGAAGTTGCTGTTAATGAACTTTACAAATTAATGAAACAAATCAATTTAATTTCTAATCCAGATGAAATCGAAAACATTGGTTTTAGAATTGTGCAAGGTGGAACATACTTTGACAAAACCACAAAAGTTACAGATAAAGAAATTGCTTTAATTGATGAATGTTCAATGTATGCACCATTACATAACCCAGGAGCTGTACAAGCAATTTTAGGATTTAGACACGTATTTCCACATGCAAAATTAAGCGCAGATTTTGATACAGCTTACCACACAACAATTGATAAAGTAAACTCAACTTATGCAATTCCAAAAGAATTAAGTGATAAATACAAAATTAAACGTTATGGAGCTCACGGAATTTCACACCAATACATCGCTGAAAAACTTGCAGAAATCTTAGGTAAAAAAACAGTTACATTTGTTAACTTACACTTAGGAAACGGTGGAAGTTTATGTGCAATTAAAGATTCTAAATCATTTGATACTTCAATGGGACTTACACCATTAGCTGGAATTATGATGGGAACAAGAAGCGGGGATATTGATCCTTCAATCCATGAATTCGTTATGAATCATACTGGAATGAGTATTGAAGAATTTACCAACACTTTAAACAAGAAGAGCGGATTACTTGGGGTTTCTACAGTTTCAAGTGATATGCGTGATATTACAGCTGCAGTTAAAGCTGGAAATAAAGATGCTGAATTTGCACTTGATTTATATGCACAAAAAATTGCTGACTTTACAGCAGTATATGCAAACAAAATTGGTGGAAACCCTGATGCAATCGTTTTCACAGCTGGAATTGGGGAAAATGTTGCTTTAATTAGACAAAAAGTTATTGATAAATTATTCTTCAAAAACATTAAATTAGACGAAAGCAAAAACACAGGAAACATTGGTGAATATCAATTAATTTCTACACCAGATTCTGAAGTTCCTGTTTATGTAATTAGAACTAATGAAGAATTAGTTATTGCAAGAAATGCAATCGAAATTTATGCAAAATAA
- the rplQ gene encoding 50S ribosomal protein L17, producing MANPTQIYSRDTKWRNGVMRSLVSELYVNGRIVTTLPRAKEVRRHAERMIQKAKNPTLANRRAVAGYLRPIKTKDGKEVLKYLFDDIAPKYAERNGGYTRIIKLPRRQGDSTRMAIIELV from the coding sequence ATGGCTAATCCAACTCAAATTTATTCACGTGATACAAAATGAAGAAACGGTGTAATGCGTTCATTAGTGAGCGAATTATATGTAAACGGAAGAATTGTAACAACATTACCAAGAGCTAAAGAAGTTAGAAGACACGCAGAAAGAATGATTCAAAAGGCTAAAAATCCTACATTAGCAAACAGAAGAGCTGTTGCAGGATACTTACGTCCAATCAAAACAAAAGACGGAAAAGAAGTATTAAAATACTTATTTGATGATATTGCACCTAAATATGCAGAAAGAAACGGTGGATACACAAGAATTATTAAATTACCTCGTCGTCAAGGTGATTCAACACGTATGGCTATTATTGAATTAGTTTAA